One Arachis hypogaea cultivar Tifrunner chromosome 2, arahy.Tifrunner.gnm2.J5K5, whole genome shotgun sequence genomic window, AGTTCAATGAGTAGGATCGGTTTATCTGGGTTACCTGGGTTTAGAAATTGGATAACGTTGGAGTTGATAATTCAATAATTTAGTGTTTTGTTGAATATTGAGTGATTTTGtcgaatgaatttaattttgatctcAAACTTGCTACATAGCtttcaagaacaaaaataaatattggaAGGATTAAAAATTCCTACAATAATGCAAGTGTGATTGGATTGCTTTTGCAAATGCGGTTGACAACTAGGATGGCATCAGAACTACAATAATTCTCAATCTTCAGGAGCAAGCATCTGTTTCTGCCGCATTTCTTGAAAGGAAGAAAAGGACTCATTTATATTACAAGACATCGTACATTTGCTTTGCCCTTGGCCACACGAATCTGCATATGCAGACCCAAAGCTGATTTTCCTATAAAAACAATATACAACATAACCACCCAAAGACGATGAAATAACATGATAGACTTACATAGTAAagaatatttgataaattaagtACACTGCAGAAAGCTGTAACGATAGTACATAAAGTCACAACTTGATCAAAAGAATTCAATAAATGTGAAGTAGCCAAAGACATGAAAAATAACATAACAGGAGTTAATATGCAGGAATTACATGATGAAAGGTATCAAATTAGCAGTTCGGCCATTCCGGTGTCCTTAATTGGGAAACGAAAGAATTTTCTTCAGATAAGAAACCTTGTTCTTTAGGAGGAGGAACTAAGATGTTAGTATCAAAATGACAAAATCGCACTCAAGCGACTGCCGCAATAAAGATCGATCCGTAAAGGGATCATGCTTCCCTGCACCCGGTGCTGTTGCTAAACAAGGAGGGAGCTCTGGTCTACCACAATAACAGATGAGATCAATCCCCTCAAAAGTCTAAACACTCTTCAAGGTGTTTGATAAAGAAACTACTCAAATATGGATTTGGCTTTAGACTCGCAGGGAGAACTGAATGTGCCACTGATGTAGCTTTTTGATATTGCAAATCTTTTCAGTAATGCTATTGCTGATAAAAGAGATGTAAAAGGGGACTTTTTTTTATCCTTGTACTCTGAGATATTTTGTATGAGAAACTAGTTATTTAACCTGTATCTTAAGTTGTCAATATAAGTGGGAAACATTTTAAGCATTTCACTCATCAAGAAATAAACCTGAGATCAAAGAATAAGATTATAGTCAATACTATTACTATGCTGATTTctaaatattattagtttattacctCAAGGGTAAGTTTATTACCTAAAGACCCACTACTTTTTCTAAATAAAAGTTATATTGAAGATTAAAGAACTTGAAACAAAAAATTGTTCTACTAAAACAAAAGGGTTCTGCAAACTCATTGAAGACATAAAATAGAAAcagaattatttaaattttattgatgTGCATCAAAGTGTGTACCATAACATGAAGTATGAAGCTCATAATTCTACAATGGAGAACCCCAACCCCCGCCACCAGGAGTCAAAATTTGAAGAATTTCTCCTGGAAGCACCTCAACTGAATTCTTACCACCGAGGtaaatctttcttttatctttctttatcaGGTAGTTAGCACCACGGGCGCCATTTTTCCCACCCTTGAGCCCTCTTGGTGCATGAACACGTCTCTCAGAAAGAATGCTAACAATTACAGGGCGCCTGAACTCTATTTCTCTGAGAAGCCCATCACCACCTCTGTGAACTCCATCTCCCCCACTGTTTTCTCGAAGTCCAAACTTGTGAAGAATAACTGGATATCTTTGCTCAAATATTTCCGGATCAGTCATGCGTGTGTTCGTCATGTGGCACTGTACACCGCTGGTCCCATCCCATGAAGGACCAGCCCCACTCCCGCCACCAATTGTTTCGTAGTAACCAAATGTGTTGTCTCCAAATGTGAGATTATTCATACAACCCTGTGAACAAGCACAGGCCTGAAATGCAGTAAATATGACGTCGGTTATCCTCTGAGAGGTGAGGACATTACCTCCTACTACAGCAGCACTATCACTAGGAGACAGAAACGAGCCTTCCGGAATAAGAATCTTGACTGGAGCCAAACAGCCTTGATTCAGAGGAATATCGATATTCACCAGACAGCGGACACAGTATATGACAGCTGCAGCCGTTACAGCTTCGGGTGCGTTCCAGTTACCATAGACCTCAGCGCTCGTCCCACCAAAATCAAAAACTGCTTCTCCTTTGTTTGAATCAATGCTCAATTTCAAATGGATAACAGATCCATCGTCCATGTAGTCCTCTTCTTCAATAGTCGCTCCATTTTCATTTGATTCAGAGGAGATTCTACGACCAACTGACTTCAGCATCTCTCTTACTGCTGCTTCTGCATTCTTCTGTACATAGTTCATGTAAGCCTGAACTGTTTCCAGACCATACTGCTCAATGAGCTCTTGGACAAGAGAAATTCCTCTCTGATTTGCTGCTACTTGTGCATGAAGATCTGATAAGTTATCCTGAATCCTACGAGTTCCTGGTACCTTATTTCCCTGCTTATCAGTTCCTGGGCACTGGAGAAGATTTATaattccttcttcttggaagaCACCTTTTTCCACAAGCTTAAATGTCTTAATAGCAGAACCTTCCTCCAATATGGACTTTGAAAATGGAGGCATGCTTCCAGGAGTAATACCCCCAATTTCCGCATGATGCCCTCTGTTTGCCACAAAGAATACCAACTTTCCATTGAAGAATACAGGTGTGACGACAGTAATATCAGGAAGATGGCTACCTCCAGCTGAAGGATGATTAGTGACCAATACATCTCCTTCGTTCAAATTGTCACCCCAGTAATTGAGTTGCCACCGAACTGTAGTAGACATAGCTCCTAGATGGACTGGAACATGAGGGGCATTTGCAACCAGGCCCCCACTAGGATCAAACAGTGCACAAGAAAAATCTAGCCGTTCTTTGATATTTGTAGAAATAGAAGTTCTTTGTAAAGTCCTTCCCATCTGCTCAGCTATACCCATAAATCTGTGATTGAAGATGGAGAGCTGCACAACATCCGCAACTTTATCAGATATTTTAACACTGCTCAACGGGGAATCAATTTCTATCTTGATGTTTCTGTATTTGGTTATAGTGGCTCTACAGTTGGGTTCTACAATCACAGTGCTATTTCCATTCATGATAATCGCAGGCCCTAAGATCACATGCCCAGAACCCAGCTTCTCCAGCTTATAGAGGGGTGTTTCCTGCCAACCATTTCCAAAGTAAACCTTATATTTGCCTTCAACTATAGGACTTGTGGATGCAGATCCTATGGCCCGTGGCCTCAATATATTAGTGACTCCTATACCACGAACTCTAACATCACAAATTACAATCTTTCTGTTCTGGAGTTTAAATCCATATTCCTGCTGAAACAATCTTACAAATTCGGTAGCATAGTCACACAATTTTCCATCCTCAGTTGTATGTCTTTTGACCATGATTGCAGTGTCTGTACCCTCATATCTCAGATTTAAATATGTCTCTGTTGAAATGCTTTCCTCTTTAAATCCTTGCTTTTGCAACTTTTGCTTTACCTGTGCCACTAATACAGCTTCACGTTGTGAAGCCTCAAGTGTAGATTCGGCTCCATACACTGCAGAATAAGGCTCTTGTGCCTCTTCCACAACATTTGCCAATCCCATGCCATAAGCACTTAATATCCCACAAAATTTGTGAATGAGCACTTCCTTCATACCTAGTGACCTAGCTATGGCACATGCATGCTGAGGTCCAGCACCTCCAAAGCAAGCAAGCGCATGGTTCTTGGTCTCATGGCCCTTCATTTCAGTCAACTGCCTTATTGGTCGACACATTGTCTCATTAGCAACATCCACAAAACCAAGGGCAATCTCTTCCACTGCCATGTCTTTAGCCGTTGGATCCTGGTTCTTTCTGTGAGCATTTATTTGCTCGGCaagtttctcaaactcttttcttgTAGAGTTGACATCAAGAGGCTGGTCTTCATTTAGTCCAAATATGGATGGGAAATAATCAGGAATAACATATCCTAGAATAAGGTTAGCATCTGTAATTGCCAACTCTCCACCTTTCCGGTAACATACAGGACCTGGGTGTGCTCCAACCGATTCTGGTCCAACTTTAAAAGCTCCAAATTGGAACttcaactttgaaccaccaccaGCAGCCACTGTGTTTATGTCAAGCTGAGGTGCTTGTATTATGGCACCAGCAATCTGGGTTTCCAGAACTTGCTCATAGCTCCCTGCATATCGACTAACATCTGTAGATGTACCTCCCATATCAAAGCCAATTAATGGCTTATCCGTTTCAAGATCGAAAAGGGTTTGTGAGTAACCAACAACTCCACCAGCAGGGCCAGACAAAATTGCTTTGTGCCCCGAGAAGCTACTCTCAGGTGCAAGTCCTCCATCCGACTGCATAAATAAAACATTCAACTTCCCCAGTCCCTCATCAAATCTTGAGATGAAGCCTGACAGGTACTCTTTAATAACAGGCGTTAGATAAGCATCAACACTGGCTGTTAAACCACGAGGAACAGCACGGACCATGGGAGTCAAAGCAGATGAAATAGAGACATGTCTGAACCCCAGACTCAAAGCTAGCTTCTCAACCCGTTGTTCATGTTGTGGATAAGTGTATGAGTGCATCAAAACAACAGCCAAGCAACTAATTCCTTTGGCCAACAACTTTTTAAGTACAGGCTTTAATGCTTCTTCATTAAGAGGCTTTACAATCCTAAGAAGCTCCCCAGAAATTCCTTCAACAACCGATAAAGTATCGTCCtgtttttcttcctcttcctccttgcCCTGAACAAGCTGAACCCTCTCCTCCACCTCTACAACCTCTTCATAGAGATTCGACGGCTTCGATACAGTAAGGTCAAATATGCTGGGGCGAGCCTGGTTACCAATCTGGAGTAAATCTCGAAATCCTTGCGTGACACACACAGCAATCCGCTCTCCCTTTCGCTCTAGAAGAGCATTTGTCGCCACCGTTGTACCCATCCTTATCCACTCAATCTTCTCAGTTGGTATCTTTGAGCTGCGTGGAATTTTCTCTCCAGTGAACTCTTCCAAGATCCTCCGAATCCCTTCCACGGGGGCATCATCATAGTTTGAAGGGTCAACAGAGAGAAGCTTCATAACCCGACCATCGAGCCGGCCGGGGATCTCTGCATAAACATCAGTGAAAGTGCCCCCTCTGTCTATACAAAACCTTAATTTCCCTTCAGAAGCACTACCCATCCTCTGTAAATTCATATCGATTGCAAAGTCGCAATTCAGTGATCAAATGAAGTAAACTACGAAACAATAATAAAGAAAATGCATTTCACTGAACAGGCAAAGGATAATCATATCATATTCCATTTATTAAAGTCAAGTAGAAAATTACTACTACACTAATGGATTCAGTATTCAAcaattgaaaaagatagaaagaaaagaaCTAGCTAGCTGCACCGCATAAAGAAAAGAATCCAGTCTTAAATATAATTTTCTATTTCTCAAtctcaatgaaaaataaaaacccCGCATATGGTTGATAATCACAAATTGGATAAGATAGAAAGAACAGAAACCTGAAAACTGAAATGGGAAGGGGAGTGATGAGAGTGATACTGAAATCGGAGTGAGGTACTGTCTCAGAGTACTTAAATAAAGGCAGATACTCAGATTCAAGAAGGATGCGTTGCGCGTGGTTGGTGAGGAATTCCCTTTCTAAAGTTGCGAACTTGcgagtaggggtgtgcatgggtatGTAGAAACCAGGTTTGAAGTGATTAAGATTCGATCCGAAATATATATCGGGCATATTTATTAGACCTCAACTCGGTCTTAGATCCGATGAAATCTATATATTTTTGGGTCACGATTATATTGGATAAAAATCAGGTAAAAATCAGACCATTAACATTACATTATGTTGATACTTTCTTATAagttagcatgtgaaaatatccaaattttcaagactccaactattatttgacatgataaaattcacttagaaaaatataataagaaccaactcttctttaaaattaaagcataatcataatcaatactaatattgtataGAGAAAAGTTTAGTatacaagcgattagggcttgtaaCTATTACAAGTTCATTAACGCCTAATCCACTAAAACGCGCTGCAACTCCTACGTCACTTACACGCGCTATACAAAGATCCCGCGTTtgtataactaccaaatttaaaagatttgtttccttctttgttttctttcttttcaaatttcatcgttcttcttctcgcgcgtcttcccctGGTTTTTTGatcgttcttttcctctcctttttcattggtttgttcttcgtcattgacgttagtttttctctctgtaactccagcttcgttttgacatggtgtatttatagtttttgacatggtgtattctgcaatctctctgttgttgatgaccagtttgttccgaaggttggaatgacctttaccacccttgaagatgctggaaaattttacaggaactataccaaggttgcaggtttttctacaagagttcggagcacaaatagaaaggaaaacgagattaagaatcaattgattacatgtagcagagaggaaaaatgaaactctcatagcaaagactcatttgatagaaattggaatgattttctgctaaactttggtcttgtggacaacaagtggctttcatgtagtgttgggttaaaatctgcagcagaggtgtaaatttaattgtttatcaggtgtatttatagtctgtgtttgggtgtattatgcagatctctatgcagaccgtcatatatgggtttcaatctatctggatcaccacttcatattatagtacctgtaaatcagaaattttgaatacaccagagagagtttaattaattttggtcttgtggacaacaagtggctttcaggtagtgttgggttaaaatctgcagcaggggtgtaaatttaattttttatcgggtgtatttatagtctgtgtttgggtgtattatgcagatctctatgcagaccatcatatatgggttccaatctatctggatcaccacttcatattatagtacttgtaaatcagacattttgaatacaccagagagagtttaattaattttggtcttgtggacaacaagtggctttcgggtagtgttgggttaaaatctg contains:
- the LOC112741928 gene encoding 5-oxoprolinase 1 isoform X1; this translates as MNLQRMGSASEGKLRFCIDRGGTFTDVYAEIPGRLDGRVMKLLSVDPSNYDDAPVEGIRRILEEFTGEKIPRSSKIPTEKIEWIRMGTTVATNALLERKGERIAVCVTQGFRDLLQIGNQARPSIFDLTVSKPSNLYEEVVEVEERVQLVQGKEEEEEKQDDTLSVVEGISGELLRIVKPLNEEALKPVLKKLLAKGISCLAVVLMHSYTYPQHEQRVEKLALSLGFRHVSISSALTPMVRAVPRGLTASVDAYLTPVIKEYLSGFISRFDEGLGKLNVLFMQSDGGLAPESSFSGHKAILSGPAGGVVGYSQTLFDLETDKPLIGFDMGGTSTDVSRYAGSYEQVLETQIAGAIIQAPQLDINTVAAGGGSKLKFQFGAFKVGPESVGAHPGPVCYRKGGELAITDANLILGYVIPDYFPSIFGLNEDQPLDVNSTRKEFEKLAEQINAHRKNQDPTAKDMAVEEIALGFVDVANETMCRPIRQLTEMKGHETKNHALACFGGAGPQHACAIARSLGMKEVLIHKFCGILSAYGMGLANVVEEAQEPYSAVYGAESTLEASQREAVLVAQVKQKLQKQGFKEESISTETYLNLRYEGTDTAIMVKRHTTEDGKLCDYATEFVRLFQQEYGFKLQNRKIVICDVRVRGIGVTNILRPRAIGSASTSPIVEGKYKVYFGNGWQETPLYKLEKLGSGHVILGPAIIMNGNSTVIVEPNCRATITKYRNIKIEIDSPLSSVKISDKVADVVQLSIFNHRFMGIAEQMGRTLQRTSISTNIKERLDFSCALFDPSGGLVANAPHVPVHLGAMSTTVRWQLNYWGDNLNEGDVLVTNHPSAGGSHLPDITVVTPVFFNGKLVFFVANRGHHAEIGGITPGSMPPFSKSILEEGSAIKTFKLVEKGVFQEEGIINLLQCPGTDKQGNKVPGTRRIQDNLSDLHAQVAANQRGISLVQELIEQYGLETVQAYMNYVQKNAEAAVREMLKSVGRRISSESNENGATIEEEDYMDDGSVIHLKLSIDSNKGEAVFDFGGTSAEVYGNWNAPEAVTAAAVIYCVRCLVNIDIPLNQGCLAPVKILIPEGSFLSPSDSAAVVGGNVLTSQRITDVIFTAFQACACSQGCMNNLTFGDNTFGYYETIGGGSGAGPSWDGTSGVQCHMTNTRMTDPEIFEQRYPVILHKFGLRENSGGDGVHRGGDGLLREIEFRRPVIVSILSERRVHAPRGLKGGKNGARGANYLIKKDKRKIYLGGKNSVEVLPGEILQILTPGGGGWGSPL
- the LOC112741928 gene encoding 5-oxoprolinase 1 isoform X2, with translation MGSASEGKLRFCIDRGGTFTDVYAEIPGRLDGRVMKLLSVDPSNYDDAPVEGIRRILEEFTGEKIPRSSKIPTEKIEWIRMGTTVATNALLERKGERIAVCVTQGFRDLLQIGNQARPSIFDLTVSKPSNLYEEVVEVEERVQLVQGKEEEEEKQDDTLSVVEGISGELLRIVKPLNEEALKPVLKKLLAKGISCLAVVLMHSYTYPQHEQRVEKLALSLGFRHVSISSALTPMVRAVPRGLTASVDAYLTPVIKEYLSGFISRFDEGLGKLNVLFMQSDGGLAPESSFSGHKAILSGPAGGVVGYSQTLFDLETDKPLIGFDMGGTSTDVSRYAGSYEQVLETQIAGAIIQAPQLDINTVAAGGGSKLKFQFGAFKVGPESVGAHPGPVCYRKGGELAITDANLILGYVIPDYFPSIFGLNEDQPLDVNSTRKEFEKLAEQINAHRKNQDPTAKDMAVEEIALGFVDVANETMCRPIRQLTEMKGHETKNHALACFGGAGPQHACAIARSLGMKEVLIHKFCGILSAYGMGLANVVEEAQEPYSAVYGAESTLEASQREAVLVAQVKQKLQKQGFKEESISTETYLNLRYEGTDTAIMVKRHTTEDGKLCDYATEFVRLFQQEYGFKLQNRKIVICDVRVRGIGVTNILRPRAIGSASTSPIVEGKYKVYFGNGWQETPLYKLEKLGSGHVILGPAIIMNGNSTVIVEPNCRATITKYRNIKIEIDSPLSSVKISDKVADVVQLSIFNHRFMGIAEQMGRTLQRTSISTNIKERLDFSCALFDPSGGLVANAPHVPVHLGAMSTTVRWQLNYWGDNLNEGDVLVTNHPSAGGSHLPDITVVTPVFFNGKLVFFVANRGHHAEIGGITPGSMPPFSKSILEEGSAIKTFKLVEKGVFQEEGIINLLQCPGTDKQGNKVPGTRRIQDNLSDLHAQVAANQRGISLVQELIEQYGLETVQAYMNYVQKNAEAAVREMLKSVGRRISSESNENGATIEEEDYMDDGSVIHLKLSIDSNKGEAVFDFGGTSAEVYGNWNAPEAVTAAAVIYCVRCLVNIDIPLNQGCLAPVKILIPEGSFLSPSDSAAVVGGNVLTSQRITDVIFTAFQACACSQGCMNNLTFGDNTFGYYETIGGGSGAGPSWDGTSGVQCHMTNTRMTDPEIFEQRYPVILHKFGLRENSGGDGVHRGGDGLLREIEFRRPVIVSILSERRVHAPRGLKGGKNGARGANYLIKKDKRKIYLGGKNSVEVLPGEILQILTPGGGGWGSPL